A single Vigna radiata var. radiata cultivar VC1973A chromosome 8, Vradiata_ver6, whole genome shotgun sequence DNA region contains:
- the LOC106772477 gene encoding ras-related protein RABF1 isoform X2 translates to MGCGSSFPDRSPKHMGRPNSEDGGGQDARNLRVKLVLLGDSGVGKSCIVLRFVRGQFDATSKVTVGASFLSQTIALQDSTTVKFEIWDTAGQERYAALAPLYYRGAAVAVIVYDITSPESFSKAQYWVKELQKHGSPDIVMALVGNKADLQEKREVAVQDGTEYAEKNGMFFIETSAKTADNINELFEEIAKRLPRPSVS, encoded by the exons ATGGGTTGCGGCTCCTCCTTTCCGG ATAGGAGTCCAAAACATATGGGTCGACCCAATTCCGAGGATGGTGGAGGGCAGGACGCCAGGAATCTTAGGGTCAAG CTTGTTCTCTTAGGTGATTCTGGTGTTGGTAAAAGCTGTATTGTTCTACGATTTGTACGTGGTCAGTTTGATGCAACATCCAAA GTGACTGTTGGAGCTTCTTTTTTGTCGCAAACAATAGCTCTGCAAGACTCTACAAcagtaaaatttgaaatatgggACACTGCTGGTCAAGAGAG gTACGCTGCATTAGCACCTCTCTATTACCGAGGTGCAGCAGTTGCAGTTATTGTCTATGATATAACAAGCCCAGAATCTTTTAGCAAAGCACAGTACTGGGTTAAG GAGCTACAAAAACATGGAAGCCCTGATATAGTGATGGCACTGGTCGGTAATAAAGCTGATCTTCAAGAGAAGCGGGAAGTTGCTGTCCAG GATGGCACTGAATATGCAGAGAAGAATGGTATGTTTTTCATAGAGACATCTGCAAAGACAGCAGACAATATAAATGAACTGTTTGAG GAAATTGCAAAAAGACTGCCTCGCCCATCAGTTAGTTGA
- the LOC106772477 gene encoding ras-related protein RABF1 isoform X1 yields MGCGSSFPDRSPKHMGRPNSEDGGGQDARNLRVKLVLLGDSGVGKSCIVLRFVRGQFDATSKVTVGASFLSQTIALQDSTTVKFEIWDTAGQERYAALAPLYYRGAAVAVIVYDITSPESFSKAQYWVKELQKHGSPDIVMALVGNKADLQEKREVAVQDGTEYAEKNGMFFIETSAKTADNINELFEDIVDYATSKLPPDVLAA; encoded by the exons ATGGGTTGCGGCTCCTCCTTTCCGG ATAGGAGTCCAAAACATATGGGTCGACCCAATTCCGAGGATGGTGGAGGGCAGGACGCCAGGAATCTTAGGGTCAAG CTTGTTCTCTTAGGTGATTCTGGTGTTGGTAAAAGCTGTATTGTTCTACGATTTGTACGTGGTCAGTTTGATGCAACATCCAAA GTGACTGTTGGAGCTTCTTTTTTGTCGCAAACAATAGCTCTGCAAGACTCTACAAcagtaaaatttgaaatatgggACACTGCTGGTCAAGAGAG gTACGCTGCATTAGCACCTCTCTATTACCGAGGTGCAGCAGTTGCAGTTATTGTCTATGATATAACAAGCCCAGAATCTTTTAGCAAAGCACAGTACTGGGTTAAG GAGCTACAAAAACATGGAAGCCCTGATATAGTGATGGCACTGGTCGGTAATAAAGCTGATCTTCAAGAGAAGCGGGAAGTTGCTGTCCAG GATGGCACTGAATATGCAGAGAAGAATGGTATGTTTTTCATAGAGACATCTGCAAAGACAGCAGACAATATAAATGAACTGTTTGAG GACATTGTTGACTATGCCACTAGCAAGCTTCCCCCTGATGTTCTTGCTGCCTGA